From a region of the Actinomadura luzonensis genome:
- a CDS encoding GntR family transcriptional regulator, with amino-acid sequence MTVDQLDPTPIYEQLARIIRDRIKAGDLEERQLVPSESSLQQEHGIARGSVRRAMELLREQGWVVTIQGRGTFVAPREQWPDQR; translated from the coding sequence ATGACGGTTGACCAGCTCGACCCCACGCCGATCTACGAGCAGCTGGCCCGCATCATCCGGGACAGAATCAAGGCAGGCGACCTGGAGGAGCGACAGCTCGTGCCCTCCGAGAGCTCGCTCCAGCAGGAGCACGGCATTGCCCGCGGCTCAGTCCGCCGCGCCATGGAACTCCTGCGCGAGCAAGGCTGGGTGGTCACCATCCAAGGCCGCGGAACGTTTGTGGCGCCTCGCGAGCAGTGGCCCGACCAGCGCTGA